ATACGTTCACTCCTGGGGTAACACAACTTCAATATAATACAGATTCTTCACCAGAATTGGATACTACTTATGGCTCACAAGTTCATACTGCTCATGAATGGTATTCATATATCGAAGATGAAATTAAAATAGGCGATAAATTTAAAGGGAATGTAGGATTGCATTTTACTGGGTTTTTAGTGGGTGGAAAGAATTATTTGTCTTTGCAACCTAGGTTATCTGGTAGATATCTTCTTGGTAGCAAATCATCCATAAAAGCGAGTTACACTTACATGACGCAGTTTTTGCATTTGTTAACGAATTCGGGTATCGGCTTGCCAACAGATTTGTGGTTGCCTGCTACAGAAAGGGTGAAACCTCAAAACTCCCATCAATGGGCGACTGGTTTCGCAAGAACGTTCAAAAAGAAGTATGAGGTATCGATTGAAGGATATTATAAAGCAATGGATAACCTCATTGAATATAAGGAAGGTGCTTCCTTTTTTGATAGTGATAAGGATTGGCAAGACAAGATAGAGACTGGTAAAGGATGGTCTTATGGAGGTGAAATATTGATCGAAAAGAAAATCGGGAAAATAACAGGATGGGTAGGGTATACGTTGTCTTGGAGTAATAGACAATTTGATAATTTGAATTTTGGCGAGGTATACCCATACCGATATGATAGAAGAAATGATATAGGATTGGCACTTACATACGAGGTAAATGATAATGTAAACTTTGGCTTAGTGTGGGTATATGGTACAGGAAACGCTGTTACCGTTGCTTTTGAAAGATACCTGCCATCTGCTGATGGCCTAAACTACTACAGTTCTATCGAACACATTGAGAGTAGAAATAATTACCGTATGCCCTCTTATCATCGTTTGGACTTTGGAGTGAATTTAAAGAAAGAAAAGAAATGGGGTACCAGAACTATTAATTGGGGTGTTTACAATGCCTATAACCGGAAAAATCCATTCTACTTAGCTTTTGAAGACGAGATCAATAATGGCCGGAAGCTCTATCAATACAGTCTGTTTCCATTGATACCTTCTTTTACTTATAACTTTGAGTTTTAATGAAGAATTATTATTACCTATTGATAATCTCTGTTTCATTTAGTATTTCTGCTTGTAAAAAAGAAATTCCTTTTGATGATGATGTTACGACGGATAAATTGGTAGTTAATTCAATACATTCTCCGGATAATAATTGGCAAGTACAAGTAACACATAGTGTCGGCCAACTGGAGTCTATAAGATCAAATACAGTAGAAAATGCTCAGGTATTTATAACGGACCTTGAAGGAAATTTAATAGACTCGCTTGTCTTCAACACCGTTAATGCTAACTCAGTTTTTGATTTTGATGGAGACTATATTGGGACTATGAATCCCATTATTGGAAATTATTATCGAATAGAAGTTTCGGCCGAAGGTTATGAAACTGTATCGGCAGTTAATAATATACCTTCTTCCGTAGAGATATCCTTATTGGATACAGGGCAAACGATAATTAATGGAGACAAACATTTGCAACTAACAATTAGTTTTGAAGATCCGGCAAGCGAGATAAATTATTATTATTTAACTGTAACAGAGATTAGCCCTCGGTCTACATATAATGGTTTTGTAAATGACGGATGGTGTCCGGAATGTGATTCTGCTTTGGTAGAAAGCAGTATGTATTTTAAAGTAGAGGATGTAAATAATTCGGATGAGGGATACTATTAAGGTAATTCAAATATTAATTTTTCGGATGAGATGTTTAATGGCGGGACGAAAACAATGTCTTTGGCTCTAGAATATCATGACTTAGGTAATATGCTAGTTAGAGTTAATTTGTACAATATTTCTCGCGAATTATTTTTCTATAATAGAAGTTTCGAATTGTATAATGAATCCTATGGTAATCCGTTTGCTCAGCCCGTACAGGTTTACAGTAATATTGAGAATGGTTTTGGGATATTTGCAGGAAGAAATAAAAGCTATAAGGAGATTAGCGTAGAGTATCCTGATTTGAGTAATAGTTTTTTATCGTATTAGCCAATATTTAATAATACAGTAGATGGCCCTTACTCCATCTTTCCAGCCTATTTTTTTACCCTCATCATATGTTCTGCCATAATATGAAATACCCACTTCGTAGATTCGAACATCTTTAATTCTTGAAATCTTACTTGTTACTTCTGGTTCAAAACCAAAACGTTTCTCTTTTAAATCTATAGACTGAATCAACTTTGTGTTGAACAGCTTATAGCATGTTTCC
This sequence is a window from Flavobacteriales bacterium. Protein-coding genes within it:
- a CDS encoding DUF4249 family protein, encoding MFNGGTKTMSLALEYHDLGNMLVRVNLYNISRELFFYNRSFELYNESYGNPFAQPVQVYSNIENGFGIFAGRNKSYKEISVEYPDLSNSFLSY
- a CDS encoding DUF4249 domain-containing protein gives rise to the protein MKNYYYLLIISVSFSISACKKEIPFDDDVTTDKLVVNSIHSPDNNWQVQVTHSVGQLESIRSNTVENAQVFITDLEGNLIDSLVFNTVNANSVFDFDGDYIGTMNPIIGNYYRIEVSAEGYETVSAVNNIPSSVEISLLDTGQTIINGDKHLQLTISFEDPASEINYYYLTVTEISPRSTYNGFVNDGWCPECDSALVESSMYFKVEDVNNSDEGYY
- a CDS encoding TonB-dependent receptor produces the protein IAYLGNDKGYGIEKGSFTNDDGTKFSNKNEFLLRWGNAITSVRWNHILGNKLFMNTAVRYSKYKFLIGNEMENEIKMDDRTTNESFLFEYSSSIEDWAGNIDWDWVPNSNNYVRFGVGNIYHTFTPGVTQLQYNTDSSPELDTTYGSQVHTAHEWYSYIEDEIKIGDKFKGNVGLHFTGFLVGGKNYLSLQPRLSGRYLLGSKSSIKASYTYMTQFLHLLTNSGIGLPTDLWLPATERVKPQNSHQWATGFARTFKKKYEVSIEGYYKAMDNLIEYKEGASFFDSDKDWQDKIETGKGWSYGGEILIEKKIGKITGWVGYTLSWSNRQFDNLNFGEVYPYRYDRRNDIGLALTYEVNDNVNFGLVWVYGTGNAVTVAFERYLPSADGLNYYSSIEHIESRNNYRMPSYHRLDFGVNLKKEKKWGTRTINWGVYNAYNRKNPFYLAFEDEINNGRKLYQYSLFPLIPSFTYNFEF